In a genomic window of Mycolicibacter heraklionensis:
- a CDS encoding SDR family oxidoreductase, with protein sequence MLTNTARLAGKVVLITGGARGLGAAFAQHVVAGGGRVVVGDLLDDDGARLAAELGDAGRYVHLDVTDPADWEAAVQSAVTEFGGLTGLVNNAGVATGQLVEHEPVAHFRSVLEVNLVGVFNGIQAVIAPLRVAGGGSIVNISSAAGLMGLALTAGYGASKWGVRGLSKIAAVELAGEKIRVNSVHPGMTYTPMTAQIGIQPGEGHYPNTPMGRVGLPEEITGAVSFLLSDEAAYITGAEIAVDGGWTAGPTVKYVMGQ encoded by the coding sequence ATGCTCACCAACACGGCCCGACTGGCCGGCAAAGTCGTCCTCATCACCGGCGGTGCACGCGGCCTGGGTGCCGCGTTCGCTCAGCACGTCGTGGCCGGCGGTGGCCGGGTGGTGGTCGGCGACCTCCTCGACGACGACGGGGCACGGCTCGCCGCCGAACTCGGCGACGCCGGGCGCTATGTCCACCTCGACGTCACCGACCCGGCCGACTGGGAAGCCGCGGTGCAGTCGGCGGTCACCGAGTTCGGCGGGCTGACCGGGCTGGTCAACAACGCCGGTGTGGCGACCGGGCAACTCGTCGAGCACGAACCCGTCGCGCACTTCCGCAGCGTGCTGGAGGTCAACCTGGTGGGCGTGTTCAACGGCATCCAAGCCGTCATCGCGCCGCTGCGGGTCGCCGGTGGCGGCTCGATCGTCAACATCTCGTCGGCCGCCGGGCTGATGGGCCTGGCGCTGACCGCCGGGTACGGCGCGTCCAAGTGGGGAGTGCGCGGCCTGTCGAAGATCGCGGCGGTCGAACTGGCCGGCGAGAAGATCCGGGTCAACTCGGTGCACCCCGGCATGACCTACACCCCGATGACCGCACAGATCGGCATCCAGCCCGGGGAGGGGCACTACCCGAACACCCCGATGGGCCGCGTCGGCCTGCCCGAGGAGATCACCGGTGCCGTCAGCTTCCTGCTGTCCGACGAGGCCGCCTACATCACCGGCGCGGAGATCGCCGTCGACGGCGGCTGGACCGCGGGACCCACCGTGAAATACGTGATGGGGCAGTGA
- a CDS encoding IclR family transcriptional regulator produces MDATSMVARVALIINLFDEPGKRLRLDQVVARTGLPRSSVHRILTQLESAGLVRHRPDGYGMASSPLPVSQIVEHAELRGVASPTLARLHSDTRLVVHLGVLLGADVVYLDKVAGDGGALVPTRVAGRTPAYASALGKALLAQLPAEDVDALVGDRLPKRTRATIGDRATLHRELARIRSRHGLAYDTEELAVGLSSVAAPIRAGEGLIAGLSLTGAVPMHRLQRTAPFVMRAAGRISHELSGSTPADGQQREAETDSMLSRVLRTISADAWV; encoded by the coding sequence ATGGACGCGACGTCGATGGTGGCGCGGGTGGCGCTGATCATCAACCTGTTCGACGAGCCCGGCAAACGGCTGCGCCTCGACCAGGTGGTGGCCCGCACCGGGCTGCCGCGATCGTCGGTGCATCGAATCCTGACCCAGCTGGAGTCGGCCGGTCTGGTGCGGCATCGGCCCGACGGCTACGGCATGGCCTCCTCACCGTTGCCGGTGTCGCAGATCGTCGAGCATGCCGAACTGCGGGGCGTGGCCTCGCCGACCCTGGCTCGCCTGCACTCTGACACCAGGCTGGTGGTGCACCTCGGGGTGCTGCTCGGCGCCGATGTGGTCTACCTCGACAAGGTCGCCGGCGACGGCGGCGCACTGGTACCGACCCGGGTGGCTGGACGCACGCCGGCGTACGCGAGCGCGCTGGGCAAGGCGCTGCTGGCGCAACTGCCGGCCGAGGATGTGGATGCGCTCGTCGGCGACCGGCTGCCCAAACGGACCCGGGCCACCATCGGCGACCGGGCCACCCTGCACCGCGAACTGGCTCGGATCCGCAGCCGGCACGGGCTGGCCTACGACACCGAGGAACTGGCGGTCGGCCTGTCCAGTGTCGCCGCGCCGATCCGAGCGGGCGAGGGTCTGATCGCCGGCTTGTCGCTGACGGGCGCGGTCCCGATGCACCGGCTGCAGCGCACCGCGCCGTTCGTCATGCGCGCCGCGGGCCGGATCTCCCACGAGTTGAGCGGTTCCACCCCGGCCGACGGTCAGCAGCGCGAGGCCGAGACCGACAGCATGCTGTCCCGGGTGTTGCGCACCATCTCCGCCGACGCCTGGGTGTGA
- a CDS encoding flavin-containing monooxygenase has product METNVDVVVVGAGFAGLYALHRLRGDGLSVRVFEAADGVGGVWYWNRYPGARCDVESVDYSYSFDSQLEQDWDWTEKYATQPEILRYLNHVADRFDLRRDISFGTRVISMVLDEATLAWQVRTDTGEVVTARFCVLAVGPLSNANIPAIDGLESFAGETYHTAHWPHGGVDFTGKRVGVIGTGSSGIQVIPPIAAQASRLEVFQRTANYSIPAGNTPLDEATRTAQKAGYPERRRLSRASGGGSPHEPHPRSALELSAEERDAAYERRWQLGGVLFSKTFPDQLVTLAANDTARLFWENKIRAIVDDPETAELLIPKDHPIGAKRICTDDNYFATFNRDHVHLVNLRATPIERIDERGICTTEAHHDLDVLVFATGFDAMTGSVAKIDIVGRGGVTLNDAWAGGPLTYLGLSVPGFPNLFNMTGPGSPSVLANMVLHSELHVDWVAEAIAYLDAHGAAALEARPDAAADWGAECAQRAAETLMTQANSWYLGANIAGRPRVFMPFVGGFGTYGAIIADVAAAGYKGFDIVGTR; this is encoded by the coding sequence ATGGAGACGAACGTGGATGTGGTGGTGGTCGGGGCGGGCTTCGCCGGCCTCTACGCGCTGCACCGCCTGCGCGGTGACGGGTTGAGCGTGCGGGTGTTCGAGGCCGCCGACGGCGTGGGTGGAGTCTGGTACTGGAACCGCTACCCCGGCGCCCGCTGCGACGTCGAAAGCGTGGACTACTCCTACTCCTTCGACTCCCAGCTGGAGCAGGACTGGGACTGGACCGAGAAGTACGCCACCCAACCGGAGATCCTGCGCTACCTCAATCATGTCGCCGACCGCTTCGACCTGCGACGCGACATCTCGTTCGGGACGCGGGTGATCAGCATGGTCCTCGACGAGGCCACCTTGGCCTGGCAGGTCCGCACCGACACGGGCGAGGTGGTGACCGCCCGGTTCTGCGTGCTCGCGGTCGGGCCGCTGTCCAATGCCAATATCCCGGCGATCGACGGGCTGGAGTCGTTCGCCGGCGAGACCTATCACACGGCGCATTGGCCGCACGGCGGCGTGGACTTCACCGGCAAGCGGGTCGGGGTGATCGGCACCGGTTCCTCGGGCATTCAGGTGATCCCGCCGATCGCCGCGCAGGCGAGCCGCTTGGAGGTGTTTCAGCGCACCGCCAACTACAGCATTCCGGCCGGAAACACGCCGCTGGACGAGGCCACCCGCACGGCGCAGAAGGCCGGCTACCCCGAACGCCGGAGGCTGTCGCGGGCCAGCGGCGGCGGCTCGCCGCATGAGCCGCACCCGCGCTCGGCGCTTGAGCTGAGCGCCGAGGAGCGCGACGCCGCCTACGAGCGCCGCTGGCAACTCGGCGGGGTGCTGTTCTCCAAGACCTTTCCCGATCAGCTGGTCACCCTGGCGGCCAACGACACGGCACGCCTGTTCTGGGAGAACAAGATTCGCGCGATCGTCGATGACCCGGAGACCGCCGAACTGCTGATCCCCAAGGACCATCCGATCGGCGCCAAGCGAATCTGCACCGACGACAACTACTTTGCGACCTTCAACCGCGACCACGTGCATCTGGTGAACCTGCGTGCCACCCCGATCGAGCGGATCGACGAACGCGGCATCTGCACCACCGAGGCGCACCACGATCTCGATGTCCTGGTCTTCGCGACCGGCTTCGACGCCATGACCGGGTCGGTCGCCAAGATCGACATCGTCGGGCGCGGCGGAGTGACTCTCAACGACGCCTGGGCCGGTGGGCCACTCACCTACCTGGGGTTGAGCGTCCCGGGATTCCCGAACCTGTTCAACATGACCGGCCCGGGCAGTCCGTCGGTGCTGGCCAACATGGTGTTGCACTCCGAGCTGCATGTCGACTGGGTTGCCGAGGCGATCGCCTACCTGGACGCGCACGGCGCGGCCGCCTTGGAGGCCCGCCCCGACGCGGCCGCCGACTGGGGCGCCGAGTGCGCGCAGCGGGCAGCAGAAACCCTGATGACGCAGGCGAATTCATGGTATCTGGGCGCCAACATCGCCGGTCGGCCGCGCGTTTTCATGCCGTTCGTCGGCGGCTTCGGCACCTACGGCGCGATCATCGCCGACGTGGCCGCCGCGGGCTACAAGGGCTTCGACATAGTCGGAACCAGGTAG